A DNA window from Setaria viridis chromosome 2, Setaria_viridis_v4.0, whole genome shotgun sequence contains the following coding sequences:
- the LOC117844142 gene encoding glucomannan 4-beta-mannosyltransferase 1, producing the protein MGSLGLGGVAATAGSPPAAASIMRAAWQAVRWRVVVPALQLAVYVCAAMSLMLFLERLYMAAVVAGLWLHRRRCKRQAWRRLADADDPRQRVQDDDDDLEAGDGHRCPMVLVQIPMFNERQVYRLSIGAACGLSWPSERLVIQVLDDSTDPAIRELVEVECARWVRKGVRIRYENRSNRNGYKAGAMREGLRKPYARDCEFVAIFDADFQPDADFLRRAVPPLLRDPGVALVQARWCFINAGDCILTRIQEMSLNYHFAVEQEVGSACHAFFGFNGTAGVWRVAALADAGGWKERTTVEDMDLAVRASLRGWRFVYAGDLAVRNELPSTFRAYRYQQHRWSCGPANLFRKVLPEVLRCDRVSPWKKLHLLYAFFFVRKVVAHLVTFLFYCVVIPACVLVQGDVHLPRYVAMYVPAAITLLNAACTPRSCHLLVFWILFENVMSMHRSKAAVIGLLEASRANEWVVTDKLGSSKAAAAPPAIARRKKQPVRRREVHVLELVMGVCLLYCAIYDIVFFGQDHFYLYLLLQSAAAFIVGFGYVGASVPAAPS; encoded by the exons ATGGGGAGCCTCGGGTTGGGTGGTGTAGCGGCGACGGCTGggtctcctccggcggcggcgtccatcATGCGCGCGGCCTGGCAGGCGGTGCGGTGGcgcgtggtggtgccggcgctGCAGCTGGCCGTGTACGTCTGCGCCGCCATGTCGCTGATGCTCTTCCTCGAGCGCCTCTACATGGCGGCCGTGGTCGCCGGGCTCTGGCTGCACCGGCGCCGCTGCAAGCGGCAGGCCTggcgccgcctcgccgacgccgacgatcCCCGGCAGCGCGtgcaggacgacgacgacgacctggaGGCCGGCGACGGCCACCGCTGCCCCATGGTCCTGGTCCAGATCCCCATGTTCAATGAGAGACAG GTGTACCGTCTGTCGAtcggggcggcgtgcgggctGTCGTGGCCATCGGAGCGGCTGGTGATCCAGGTGCTGGACGACTCGACGGACCCGGCGATCCGCGAGCTGGTGGAGGTGGAGTGCGCGCGGTGGGTGCGCAAGGGCGTGCGCATCCGCTACGAGAACCGCAGCAACCGCAACGGGTACAAGGCCGGCGCCATGCGGGAGGGCCTCCGCAAGCCCTACGCCCGCGACTGCGAGTTCGTGGCCATCTTCGACGCCGACTTCCAGCCCGACGCCGacttcctccgccgcgccgtgccgccgctgctccgggACCCCGGCGTGGCGCTGGTGCAGGCCCGGTGGTGCTTCATCAACGCCGGCGACTGCATCCTCACCCGCATCCAGGAGATGTCCCTCAACTACCACTTCGCCGTGGAGCAGGAGGTGGGCTCCGCCTGCCACGCCTTCTTCGGCTTCAACGGCACCGCCGGCGTGTGGCGCGTCGCCGCGCTGGCCGACGCGGGGGGCTGGAAGGAGCGCACCACCGTGGAGGACATGGACCTCGCCGTGCGCGCCAGCCTCCGCGGGTGGCGCTTCGTCTACGCCGGCGATCTCGCCGTGCGCAACGAGCTGCCCAGCACTTTCCGGGCGTACCGGTACCAGCAGCACCGGTGGTCGTGCGGGCCGGCCAACCTGTTCCGCAAGGTGCTCCCGGAGGTCCTGCGCTGCGACCGGGTGTCGCCGTGGAAGAAGCTGCACCTCCTCTACGCCTTCTTCTTCGTGCGCAAGGTGGTGGCGCACCTCGTCACCTTCCTCTTCTATTGCGTCGTCATCCCGGCCTGCGTCCTGGTGCAGGGGGACGTGCACCTGCCCAGGTACGTGGCCATGTACGTGCCGGCGGCCATCACGCTGCTCAACGCCGCCTGCACACCCAGGTCGTGCCACCTGCTCGTCTTCTGGATCCTCTTCGAGAACGTCATGTCCATGCACCGCTCCAAGGCCGCCGTCATCGGCCTGCTCGAGGCCAGCCGCGCCAACGAGTGGGTCGTCACCGACAAGCTCGGCAGCAGCAAGGCTGCGGCAGCGCCACCGGCGatcgcgaggaggaagaagcaaccgGTGCGGAGACGGGAGGTGCATGTGCTGGAGCTCGTGATGGGGGTGTGCCTGCTCTACTGCGCCATCTACGACATCGTCTTCTTTGGCCAGGATCATTTCTACCTGTACCTGCTCCTGCAGTcggcggcggccttcatcgTTGGCTTCGGCTACGTCGGCGCCTCAGTGCCGGCAGCACCGTCCTGA